The genomic interval TTTAACAATGGCACCTTTGCCGAGTACCTGAACATTCCCACGCCCATTGTGCAGCACAACCTGTTGCCCATTCCCGATGGAGTGCCCTACGAACTGGCAGCAATGACCGAGCCACTTGCCTGTGTTTTGCATGGAGCAGCCCGCTCCAATGTAAAGCAGGGCGATCGGGTTGTGGTGCTGGGAGATGGCGCGATCGGTTTGATGTTTGTTGCTGCCCTATCCTCCGGCAAAGGCGACTGGATTGGCACGCAGCACACAGCACGCAGCATGCAGTCTTCACCCCCTAACCCCCACCCCTTCACCGAAGTTTTTCTATTTGGGGGCAATGACCAACGGTTGCAAGTGGGGCAGAAATTGGGTGCAGCAAAAACCTTCAATTATCGGCAGGTAAATGATGTCCCTGCATTGGTGAAGGATCTGACTGATGGGTGGGGAGCCGATGTCGTAATTGAAGCCACAGGGGTTCCCTCGGTTTGGGAAATGGCGATCGCCTGTGCCCGCCCCGGTGCCACCGTTAACCTGTTTGGGGGTTGTCCCCGCGACACCACCATCACCGTCAACACTGAGCAATTGCATTACAGCGAACTGACCCTTAAAGGCGTCTTTCATAACACCCCCCAATCCGTGCGGGCAGCCCTGAACCTGTTGGCAAGTCGATCGCTACCACTTGATTTACTGATCAGCGAACATCAGCCGCTCAACCAGTTGGGGCAGGTGTTTGAAGACATGCGCCAGCGGAAAGTCATAAAAGTTGCAATCCAAACATCGTAAGTTGGGAGATGAAAGATTATCAGAGATGAGGTATGAGTGGGGGGAGGGACTAGGAGCTAGGGACTGGGGGCTAGGGGAATCGGAGATGTCAGGTGTCAGGTGGTAAGGTTCTAACAACCAATGACGAATGACCCACAACCAGCAACCAGTGCCTCATGACCCAACTTAAAACTTAAAACTCAAAACTTAAAACTCTCTATGTCCTATGCAATTTTCTTCTCAAACTTCAATTAAAACGATACTTCGACATTTTTTTATTGTGCTAGTGGCGATCGCCCTGGCATTGTTTTGGGTATTGCTGAGTGCCAGACCTGCCTTTGCCCAGTCGAAAACGGTTAACTACACCCATACCCACCTGGAAAACCGTGATTTCTCCAACACAGATTTGACACAAGCGGTGTTTGCTGCCGCAGAAATGCAGGGGGCGAATTTCTCCAACTCCAACCTGTCCAACG from Kovacikia minuta CCNUW1 carries:
- a CDS encoding zinc-dependent alcohol dehydrogenase, translating into MLAALLYGQEDLRLERVKDPTPAVGEVVIRVGAATTCGTDLKVWRRGGHARMLKPPTLFGHEAAGEIVAIGPGVKGWKIGDRVVANNSAPCGTCFFCKKEEYSLCQNLLFNNGTFAEYLNIPTPIVQHNLLPIPDGVPYELAAMTEPLACVLHGAARSNVKQGDRVVVLGDGAIGLMFVAALSSGKGDWIGTQHTARSMQSSPPNPHPFTEVFLFGGNDQRLQVGQKLGAAKTFNYRQVNDVPALVKDLTDGWGADVVIEATGVPSVWEMAIACARPGATVNLFGGCPRDTTITVNTEQLHYSELTLKGVFHNTPQSVRAALNLLASRSLPLDLLISEHQPLNQLGQVFEDMRQRKVIKVAIQTS